The genome window ATAACTAGATTATGATGTTTACTATCAAGCAAAACATTAAGTTGATAATTTAACCATTAACGAAAATCCTTTGTTATTTGTTTATTTTAGACTCTTTGAGCCTATCTAGTAAAATTACAACATATAAAATTAAAAAATAAAAAGTTATGAGTAATATAGAATCTAGTAAATATTTAAACCTTAAATCTTTAGCTGGGATGTGGGATTTTATTCCTACAGAATTTGGTGATACTTTGGCATTACAAGATCCTCATAGTAAGCCAGAATTGAAGTTAAGTTATCAGGAATTGCATAGCAAAATTAGACAGTTTGCTACGGCTTTACAGGGTTTGGGTATTGAGAAGGGGAATAAAATTTGTTTGTTTGCGGATAATAGCCCCCGTTGGTTAATGGCAGATCAAGGTATTATTATGGCTGGGGCGGTGGATGCGGTGCGCTCTTCGGGGGCAGAAAAAAATGAACTACTCTATATTTTGGATGATAGTGATAGTGTGGCGTTGGTGGTTCAAGATTTAGAGTGTTTACAAAAGTTGCGTCCTGAATTAGATACTTACCCTCTCAAGGTGGTTATTTTACTTTCTGATGAGGTATTTGAGGGGGATTTTCCCTGTCCTGTATATAATTTTTCTGGCTTCATGGATTTGGGAGTAGGGGCAAGTTTTACTTCTGTAGAGGGAGAAATTGATGATTTGGCAACTCTTATTTATACCTCTGGTACTACAGGTAAGCCCAAGGGGGTAATGTTAACCCACCGTAATTTGTTGCATCAGGTACGTAATTTGGAGATTATTATTCAACCAGCTAAGGGCGATCGCATCTTAACCATTTTACCTAGTTGGCACTCCTACGAAAGAGCCGCCGAATATTTCCTATTATCCCGTGGTGCGACCTTAATTTATACCAGTATCCGTTACTTTAAACAGGACTTGAAAGATTACAAACCTAACTATATGGTAGGTGTTCCCCGTCTTTGGGAGTCCATCTATGAAGGAGTACAAAAAAACTTCCGTGATAGTGGCAAACAAAAATTAGTTAACTTTTTCCTCGGAATGTCCCAAGGTTACTTAGACGGTAAACGAGCCCAATCAGGATTAGACTTACAAAACCTCAACCCTAGCGGTATGGATA of Cyanobacterium sp. HL-69 contains these proteins:
- the fadD gene encoding long-chain acyl-CoA synthetase FadD — translated: MSNIESSKYLNLKSLAGMWDFIPTEFGDTLALQDPHSKPELKLSYQELHSKIRQFATALQGLGIEKGNKICLFADNSPRWLMADQGIIMAGAVDAVRSSGAEKNELLYILDDSDSVALVVQDLECLQKLRPELDTYPLKVVILLSDEVFEGDFPCPVYNFSGFMDLGVGASFTSVEGEIDDLATLIYTSGTTGKPKGVMLTHRNLLHQVRNLEIIIQPAKGDRILTILPSWHSYERAAEYFLLSRGATLIYTSIRYFKQDLKDYKPNYMVGVPRLWESIYEGVQKNFRDSGKQKLVNFFLGMSQGYLDGKRAQSGLDLQNLNPSGMDKFVGTLKTIVYYPFHVVGDKLVYTKVREGVGNSIKAWISGGGSLAKHIDNFFQIVNIPLLVGYGLTETSPVTNARRMNRNIVGASGQPLPETEIMIVDPETKTPLPQGQKGLVFIRGTQVMQGYYKKPLATAKAINEDGWFDSGDLGWLTSDNDLVITGRAKDTIVLSNGENIEPQPLEDVCVRSPYIDQIMLVGQDQKYLGALIVPNLDALSGWAKENKVSLKIPDAGAPREKIENSDLYSKEVMSLFKQELNREVKNRPGYRPDDRIAVFELILEPFSMANGMMTQTLKVKRPVVTNHYQDMINAMF